From Humisphaera borealis, the proteins below share one genomic window:
- the nth gene encoding endonuclease III: MPRPAPLKVTNRRGRVEAILPILKSLYPDATCRLDHSSPLELLVATILSAQCTDDRVNIVTRTLFKKYRTAADYARVSQEELEKDIQTTGFFRNKARSIRGMAAALISDHGGKVPDTMEQLTPLPGVGRKTANVVLGNAFGKNVGVTVDTHVTRLSNRLGLTDHEEDAVKIEQDLIKIVPQEDWALWSHLLIFHGRKVCMARNPLCSQCPLLSHCPSGPKIIKDKARTEAARSVAKRKKPGSRAD; encoded by the coding sequence ATGCCCCGCCCAGCGCCCCTAAAAGTGACGAACCGCCGTGGGCGGGTTGAAGCGATCCTGCCGATTCTAAAATCGCTGTATCCCGATGCGACCTGCCGTCTTGACCACAGTTCTCCGCTGGAGCTGCTGGTTGCGACGATTCTGTCGGCGCAGTGCACCGACGACCGGGTGAACATCGTGACCAGGACGCTGTTCAAGAAGTACAGGACTGCCGCCGACTACGCCAGGGTTTCGCAGGAAGAGCTGGAGAAGGACATCCAGACGACCGGCTTCTTCCGCAACAAGGCCAGGAGCATCCGGGGAATGGCGGCGGCCCTGATCAGCGATCACGGCGGCAAAGTGCCAGACACCATGGAACAGCTCACGCCCCTCCCCGGTGTCGGTCGCAAGACCGCGAACGTGGTCCTGGGCAACGCCTTCGGCAAGAACGTCGGCGTGACGGTCGATACGCACGTCACCCGTTTGTCCAACCGCCTGGGTTTGACCGACCACGAGGAAGACGCGGTCAAGATCGAGCAGGATCTCATCAAGATCGTCCCGCAGGAAGACTGGGCGCTCTGGTCGCACCTGCTCATCTTCCATGGCCGTAAGGTGTGCATGGCCCGTAATCCGCTGTGCTCGCAGTGCCCCTTGCTCTCACATTGTCCTTCGGGGCCGAAGATCATCAAAGACAAGGCCCGGACCGAGGCGGCGCGCTCTGTGGCAAAGCGGAAAAAGCCGGGAAGTCGCGCAGACTAG